One Cloacibacillus sp. genomic window carries:
- a CDS encoding ABC transporter ATP-binding protein, whose protein sequence is MSVELYLKNITKTFIKDGKKFDAVEKVDLHVKGGELVTFLGPSGCGKTTTLRMVAGFETPTSGQILIDGEDVTNVMVNQRQIGFVFQNYALFPHMTVGDNVAYGLKMRGESPRDMTPKIGEALEMVGLSGTEKRYPNQLSGGEQQRVALARVLVMRPKVLLMDEPLSNLDAKLRLHMRSEIRSIQKQLDITCLYVTHDQKEALTMADRIMVMHRGRVEQIGDPFDIYTHPRSLFVADFIGQANVIGGTLESKTSAEQGVINIDDARFPVKLLPDADYTGCGKLSLILRPEAVTLEKEGRGLLSGTVTSSVFSGDRMEYMIDFKNGDRLSVMENFYPGAARYECGDAVGVSFNSELTVALPGEKKPTDD, encoded by the coding sequence ATGTCTGTAGAACTTTATTTAAAAAACATAACGAAAACATTCATAAAGGACGGCAAAAAATTTGACGCCGTTGAAAAGGTCGACCTTCACGTGAAAGGCGGAGAGCTAGTCACATTCCTCGGCCCCTCCGGCTGCGGCAAAACTACTACGCTGCGCATGGTGGCCGGCTTTGAGACGCCGACGTCGGGACAGATACTGATCGACGGCGAAGACGTAACAAACGTCATGGTCAATCAGCGGCAGATAGGGTTCGTCTTTCAGAACTACGCCCTCTTCCCTCACATGACGGTCGGCGACAACGTAGCCTACGGGCTGAAAATGCGCGGCGAAAGCCCGCGGGACATGACGCCGAAAATAGGCGAAGCGCTTGAGATGGTGGGGCTTTCCGGCACAGAAAAGCGCTACCCCAACCAGCTCTCCGGCGGGGAACAGCAGCGCGTAGCGCTCGCGCGCGTGCTCGTCATGCGCCCCAAGGTGCTTTTGATGGACGAACCGCTCTCAAACCTCGACGCGAAGCTGCGCCTGCACATGAGAAGCGAGATACGCAGCATACAAAAACAACTGGACATCACCTGCCTCTACGTCACGCACGACCAGAAAGAGGCGCTTACGATGGCCGACCGCATCATGGTCATGCACCGCGGCCGCGTAGAACAGATAGGCGACCCGTTTGACATCTACACGCACCCGCGCAGCCTCTTCGTAGCGGACTTCATCGGCCAGGCGAACGTCATAGGCGGGACGCTTGAGTCAAAAACATCGGCGGAACAGGGCGTCATAAACATAGACGACGCGCGCTTTCCCGTAAAACTGCTGCCCGACGCGGACTACACGGGCTGCGGCAAACTTTCCCTCATCCTGCGCCCCGAAGCTGTGACGCTTGAAAAAGAAGGCCGCGGCCTGCTTTCGGGAACTGTGACCAGCTCCGTCTTCAGCGGCGACAGAATGGAATACATGATAGATTTCAAAAACGGCGACAGGCTCTCCGTAATGGAAAACTTCTATCCGGGCGCTGCGCGCTACGAATGCGGCGACGCCGTCGGCGTCAGCTTCAACTCAGAACTGACGGTGGCGCTGCCCGGAGAGAAAAAACCGACGGACGACTAG